The Silene latifolia isolate original U9 population chromosome Y, ASM4854445v1, whole genome shotgun sequence sequence AACCGTCAAATTTGGAACTACCCAAAACCCACTCCTCATTTTTCTCCTTCCTTTCCAAAATCAGTTGCTTAAAACCTCTACCCTAATTTTTTCCCCAATTTTAATCATTGCATTATATTCACAAAAACCCAACAAAATATACACTATTAATCTCATTTAATCGTCTAATCAGGTATGTTCTCTCAATATTGATTAGTAATTGCAATTATATTTATGTTTTTCGGTCATCATTGGTTGTTAATTTGTTATGATAGGTGATTATGGGTTATCCTAAAATTAAAAGCCGCGGAGGATTAAAACGGTGAGTTTTTCGACAATAATTATCTTGTAGACGTACAAACTGTGAATATTCGTTGAGTATATAGCTATAAATTGTGAATATGTGAATATATGAATATGACACGAAAATGGCTTGAAGGGAGCTGTCAATTAGTTGTATGAGTTATTAAAAGTATGGTGAATATGTCCAGTATAAATTTTGAATATCAAAGAACATGCTGATTTGAATAAAAATGGTGTGAATATGTGTGCAACCTTATGTGAATAAAGTACCATTCTTGTTGTGAATATGACACATTCTTGTTGTGAATATGGAAATACTGTGAATATGAATGATATATTGAGCGAATAATGTCAATTAGATCAGCAAAGCTATGTGACAATGATAGTTCTATGGCGTGAATGTGTCAACTATAAGTTTTGAATATCGCACAAACTGTAAATGTGAATGATATCAGGTGTGAATATGTCATGAACGCATTGTGAATTAGGCGATTAGGTTGTGTGACTGATAGTTCTTTAGCATGAATATGACATACATATTATGTGACTATGGCTGGGATTGTTATGTAGTATGAATATGAAGAACATATGGGCTGAATCTTGGACATTTGCAAATATGAGAACGATTTGCAAGTGAATACTACAGCTGCATATTTTGAATATGTCTATTTGTTCTATTAATATGACAGTTAGATAGTGTGAATATGAGATCAATAGGCTTGTGAATACAACAACTTTATGGCGTGAATATGTGTAATTGTTTTAGGATTTTTGATGCAGTGTTGGTACCAGAAACAACGATAGTGATGAAGAATGTAGAGCTAAAAATGTTCGAAGCAAAACAGGTGAAGATCCGATTTTGCATAAGAAACCTAATAACACCGAAGATTTATTAGGAGATGATGAAGTTGATACAAGCTTGACTATAGAAAATATGTCAGAAGATGAATATGAAGATGAAGAGGAAGATGAAAATGGGGACGAAGATTGTGATGGTGAAGGCGATAGTAGTAATGATGAGGAGGAAGGTGAGAGTGAAAGTGGGGAGGAGGGCGATAGCGTTTATGAGAGTGAAGGTGAGGAGGAGGACGATGGCGTTGATGAGAGTAAAGGTGAGGAGGTGGGCGATGGGGTTGATGGGAATGAAGATGCAGCTTCAAAAGAAATTGTTCCCAGCAACAAAACTCCGGCCAGGCGTAATAAAAGTCGTGGAAAACGAGGAATTCCGATGGAAATAGGCTCTAGCGAGGTAAATGTGTTTCCTAAGTCTCTTAGAACAAGAGTTTGCATAGCTAAGTTTCAGAATTTTTTGAAAAGATTGAGTCCTGAGCAGAGAGAAGCTGTAAATGAAATTGGTTTTGGGTGTCTTCTAGAATTGGATATTACACAAATTTGTGGGGATCTGGGAATTTGTTTAGTGCGAAACATTAATCCTTATTCTTTAACATTAACATTGGCGCCTAATTCGTCATTTCGCATTACCGAAGTTGATGTTTATCTAGCACTTAAATTACCATGTGGTCCAAAATATGTCGAGGAAGCTAAAGATAGAGGTAATGACGAGGTTGTCGAAGAAGCAATCATAAATTGGAAGAAACGTTGGGGTGTAAGAAAAGGTTTGACTGCTCCTGTTACCACTACGATGCCCGACAAAATTTTAACTCATGGCCATGGTGACAACTTCAAAGTCGATTTTGTTATATATACTTTCTCTAATCTACTTTATGGACACCAAGCAAGACATTGTAACTACAAGCTACTAATGGCGCTTTTAGAACCATCACAAATATGCAACTTTAATTGGTGTGAATATGTGATACGAGCGTTGGTTAAAGCTGTAAAAGAATTTAGAAAGAATCCATCAGGATTCTTCTGTGGACCTCTCATCGTAGTTCTGGTAAGTTGGTTGTCAATAAATTTacatattaatgtaattttttttttttgttttttgtattgATCTTATATTTTCTGAATTTTGTAGTTACTCTATTTAGATAGAGTTGAGTTTGAAAGCAGCACCGTCGAAAGAAAATTCCCGATTTTGTTGGGTTGGGATGATAAGAAGGTCACAGAAAGGAAGAATAACGAGTTAAGAGCAGGTGGTTATGGACAAGGTTGCGTGGTGCCTGCTATGAATTTGATTAAGTGTTACCAGTTAGGGTATGTTCCTCAACAAGACTTTGTTAGACTGAAACAAATTCTAATGAACCTGCCAAGACTTTATAACCAGAGAGAAAGTGGCCCAAGTGTAGATATTGATGCAATACTCCGAAGTACTGATGTTGGTGAACGTAGAGGGGAAGGTGACCAGGGGACGAGTTCATCACAAATACATGAGGAGAAGAAGGTAACACTTGTTTTATATTTTAAAGTAGATAGTATATCCGTTGATTCTCTGAATGTGTTGATCATATGTACTAGCAATATGTTATTTCAATACTATGAAAGTGTTTGATTAATTGATTGAATATGACAGTTCAATTGACGAAATATGATAGTCTATCAAATGATTAGTGTGAATTAATAATTATGAATATGTTAATTCTATATTATGAATATGGTAGTCCTTTATGAATATTATTTCTGcaatatgaatatgtaagtttCAGTAACTGATTCTTTCTTTACTATGTAGGAGTACATTGAAAGTGTGTTGGCTGTAAACAAAAAATTATCTACAAGTCTTCTAGAGTGGAATGAAGTGATGAACAAGGCGTCAAAGTTCTTTCCCAGCAGTAAGTTTTTGAAACAAATACCCGAACTTGTCGTTCATATGGGTGATGACAGTTCTCATTCTCCAGAAGAGAAATCAGGTCAAGTAAGTGGGGAGGATACAAATGATGATCATGTACGGCTTAACAGTGAAGACGACGAAATATTTGAATCGGATGAATTTATGGAAGTCTTTCAAGTTATTGAAAGGCTCGGAAGGAAGAAAAAGACTGATAGGGTGGTTGACCCTATGATGCctagtttcagtttgggaatcaGTAGTGACCTAAACAATGAAGATTCTGGTGAACAAAATAATGAAGCTGGTGATGAACAACTGGAAACTAATTCTTGCACATACATTGAACCTGAAGCTGATTCTTGCATCAATAAAACTGAATCTAAAATGCAAATGGTTCTTCGGTCTAGGCAGCAAAAAACCCTTGCGTCTGCATTGCGGTCACCATATTGCTTACGATGTGTAGACCCACAAAAGGATTTGAGTAGTTTGCAAAGGAGCGTTGTGAATTATGTTATTCACAATGGTGATGAAAATGAGTAAGTTTTCGCAAAAATTGACTTGCACCTAATATTGAGTTTATAAGGTTATCCAGATCAGACGACTAATATTTATTGTCATTTTCGATTTTGAAGGGAGATGTACAGTGATAATTATTTATCTTGTACAAGAAAAGGTCTATATTCATTGGTAGGAGGTGAACAAGTTTGCAGCTCTGTTTTGAGTGTGTGGTGCCGCTTACTAAATTTGGAGGAAAAGAAACGCTCACAAAGTTCACCAAAACGGTTCTTCTTCTCTCCTACATGTCATGTAAGATATCGTAATTAATTGTTTTTATTTAATATCATTCCTTCACTGATGTTATACGTTCTGAATGAATCTTGTTTCTACATGTTGGCATTTGTTGGTTGCCAGGCTTTACTGAAAAACGTGGCAATTTCGAAAGGTAAAAAAGGATGTAATGTTGACGCGTTTTATAAAGCCGTTAGGAGTGAGCTCGAGGCTAGTGAAGAACCAGACATACTGAAAATGGATATGGTGTGTTTTAATTCTGTTGATGAATACATATTATCTTTCTTGTGAATATGTTTATTCGCAGCTATGAATATGGTTTATGTCGTCTTTTTTTTGTAGGTTTTCTTTGTTATACATGATTCTGGCCATTATTATGTTCTTTGTATTCATTTCAAGAAGCATGCTATCCATATCTtagacgatcaagaacttccagATGGAGTTGACATGAGAAAACAATATGGCAACACAGCTGAAACAATAGTAAGCATTTGTTTCCGTTAAAGTGACATCATTTTATATAACTTATATTCCAATTTACGTTTAACATGTTCGTGTTTCATAGAGGGATTCATTTGTATCTTTCATGTCCGAGACAAAAGATGCAAGGGCTGCTGATACTAATGATTTCGCGATGCACGTGGTAAATATGCCTTGGAAAAATTCACAAAAAAATGTTGATTGCGGTGTATATGTTATGCGGCACATGGAAACATACTTTGGGTACACCGAGAATTGGGAAAGTGGATTTAAGAATAATATTGTGAGTTTATATTACTTACTTTAtagtttttttgtttttaataattttttaCCTAATATTGAATGAATTTATGGAATGAAGGATCGTATATTGAAGAATCTACGAAGTCGGTATTGTGCATCAATAATTCTAAGTAAAGCAAATAGAAGGAGGATGATGATTGAAGAGAAGAGCATTGCTTTACATCGTGTTACTCCTCGTATCTGAATATGGATGAGAAGACAAATGAAGTCAATGCTGGAGGTTCTTGGTTTTTTATTGTTAAAACGGCCAAAATGTCGAGGACAAAAGCAACTTAAATGTTATTCGTATTTTTTGGAACAATGCTTTTCCATGGCTATCTAATTTGTAATGTATGAATGGAATTAGTTTAATGACAATCTTTGTTTTCATGGTTACTTAACAAGATGTTGAACGAATTTGTCGACAATATCAGTACCTATGAATATGTTCCATGTTAGAGTGAATATGACAGAAATCCCAACTGTACCTGAGAGTAGACATAAATATTGTTGAACATTTCAGAAAATTGATAGATTTTCTTCAATAAGATGAGTATGCAAACTTCATATTCATGAAAATTACTATGTCTAACTCAAGAAAATACAAAAGTGTGCACATCAATGAAAACGACGTGTAAACTCAATACGACAATGGAAAAACAGAGAATATATGCTACATAGATTTCTAGATGTAAAAATTCCTAAGGATTTAAACTCTATTGCTGCTGTAGAAGTATTCATGTTGAGGGGTCGTACAACTCTTGGATGTTGAGGCCGAATTTGGAGCTTGGGTAAAGCGGTTGAATCGATGTCCAATTGAACATGCGGTTTGGACGTAAGACTCCGTAGGAGTATTCATCAATGGCATCCTTAGATATTGACCATTTATTGGAATTGGTATCAATAGAGGACCGCCATTAGGTGGATGCACAAGATAACCATCCCCAACAACATTGTTGACATCACTCTACAAAATCACCAACAAAACACGATTCAGAATTATATTATGGTACCACAACGGATAAATAGCATATTCACAATGAAATTAATTCATATTCACAATGGTAAGTAAAACATTCACATAGTCGTATAACAACTGCACTCGCTAACAATGAAAAATTACCTGAACTGAAGCTTCTGCAATGTTTCTTGTATGGTTAGCAACTCGAAAACTCTTAGCTTTTCGTCCTCTCACaatgttgtttattttctcaACCGTCGATTTCCGCCTTTTATTTTTTTGACCTGGCTTTCTCGACTTCACAGGATTTTGGATGCTCACAACATTACCTTCATCACCGTGCATAGGATCACATTCTTCACTTATGATACAACCTATTTCATCATCTATAAGTTGTTTTGTTTTCTGATATGCTTCTTCCAAATATTGTCTACTCCGGCTATTACAATGTGAGGCAGAAATAAGTTCGTTGAACTTCCTAGTCATTTGAGTTCTCCACACGGAAGTTGAAATATTGTCCTTGCGCGGCAAATGGCTATACATGTTACTGGATGTTGTTGATATTGCTTCCTTTGTCCATCTTTTAAGGATGTATTGCTTCGGAATATCCCCCAAACAATGTAAATTCATGATACGCAAGTTGTGGCTACAAAGTATACCAACTTGTGAATACATCCGACATGTACAATATATAGACTTCTCTTTCTGGTTGAAAGTAACAACATGCTTTATTGAGCCAGCAATCTGATCATTTGTTGCTCTTCCTACATGATAAATGAATATGTCATCATTTTTTTCAAAAAGATCTTGATGAAGTGTCCAAGATTTCAGAAATTGTTCTTCAAAAACATGGTAAAGCTCAATGGTGTACACTTCTCTAGCATGTGTCAATATATTTATATGATTTGCAATCATTTCCGGATTCCCTTGAAGGCAGTCAAAATCTTCACCATTCTCTCTACGTCGCCACTCAGATATGACATCAACAAAACAAGAATAGAAATCACAAAGTCCAGCGGTAGCAGTAAGCCTTCTTGAGATGGAATCATTCGTTGTTTCACTCCTTTGAGATGATAAAATACCTCCCGAAAAATGCTCTTTAGAATATGCCGGACACCATTgctctttctttttatacagTTTCAGAAGCCAGTCATTGTCCCCACATTGATAGGTAGTGACCATCCTACATTCATAGTAATGAACTAATGATTAGTGAACTACATTCATTACATTGCTACGTATTTAGAACTTATGATGAATATGACAGTACATAATGATGAATATGTCCGTATAACAAAACAAATGAGAATATGGCAGCACATGTTATGAATACGTCAGAAGAATGGTGTGACATATGCCAAGTTGATAAGTCATTTAAAATATTTCAGTAGTTTTCTTAATTGCATTGGTGACTATTTTCATTATGGTGAAAGTACATTTAAGATATATAATGAATTATGCACAAAAGACCATATCCAAAAGCTAACAATCATATTCGTCGTCAAATGTGGCATGAATGTAATATATGTATGCAGAAGGAAAATACAAGTTACTTACTTGTTCCAGTACAAATTGAATTCTGCAACGCTATCAACATAtttcaaaacttgatcaaaaagCTCAACAAATCCTTTTCGCGCTCTTAGATGTCTTATATGCTTTTTTGAGTTCTCCATTAGATGCCATACACATAGTCGGTGGCATGACTTTTTGAACACTTCTTTAATACCTCCTGCCATTGCGGCTGATTGATCAGTCATTATTGTCGATGGCTGCTTGTCACCCATTGATTTTAAGAACGTTCTGAATAACCAAATGAAGGACTCGGTTCTCTCATTCAACACGAAGCCGCAACCAAACATTATATTTCTCCCATGGTGATTCATTCCAACAAAAGGAGCACAAATCATGTCGTATCGATTAGTTCTATAAGTTGTGTCGGTAATTGTTGGATCACTAAATAAATCGTAGTCCTTCTTCATCTGACCATCACGCCAAAAGAAATTACATAATCTCCCTTTTTCATCTAGCTCAAAGTCAAAGAAGAAGTCTTCTTCATGCTGTTGACGTCTCATGAATATTTGAATAAGGGCATGTGCATCTGTACCTTCAATACACTTTTTCTTTTCCCTTGAAATCACATTGTAAGCATCTCTCGGTGTATATCCAACCATTTCTGGTCCACCTTTTTCCTTCGTGATTAGTCTTACAGCATCAGACAATTTGATGCCactgcccaccaaattcataagCCAATCAATGTCTTCTTTGCTTACATTTCTATGGGAACGGAGAAGGTGGCGCTTGTTCTCTGGGCATAGCTTGTGGTTATGGATCATGTGATGTTTTGTGACGATGTAAGTTCCCTTTTCATCAACATAACAACAAATCATTGCTTTGCAATCTGTTCTTATATCTTGCTTTGTGTAACATTTAGCATCTGATTTCTTATTGCCTTCTTTCGAACAACAATATTGTTTCATTGATATGCCACAACCATCTGATCTTTTCCTTTGCTTGTTTCGCCTTATGCTAAACCCCTTCAAAAACGCATAGTCATTGTAAAGATCATAGGCTTCTTGCTCATTCTTTACCTCTTTATGTAGAAGCTCAGATTCATCGGCTTCGATGACTACGAACTCCTCATATGCTGCGAAAATAATTTGTACTAGTTGTAAATATGTTCCCATAATTAATACGTAAGTGCTATTTTATGAAACAAATCATTATAATATTAGGATAAAAAAAAGCTCTATTTCATGATACTGGCTCATTTATATGTGTAATGTAGTGTCATAAGACAAATGAATACACAGGTACTGAGTAGTGAATATATACATTGACGGCATATTTATGAATATGCTCATAGACCGCAGTGAATATACGACTTATTAGCACAAAATGATGAATCTGAAGAAATTAAGAAGTGAATATATGATTTATTCACAGAAAAGTCGATGAATATGGAGATATTAAGTAATGAATATACAACATATTAGCAAAGTATCAGTTGAATAATGAGATACAAAGTTATGAATATCGAAATTATCAGAAAATTTgttcaataaacaaaacaaaaaaaatacaaaaaatcaaATACTGCAAATTGTGTCGTAAATAAGATTATATGTCGTCGGCATCAAATGAAATCAATTTTAGTGAATGCAAACATACCTTGATTTGTGACATTGAATTCAATGTCAATATCTTCGTTCGCAGATTTATTCAAATCAATTGAACGATGATCATGAAATATTTGCTCCATATGAAAATCACCGAAGATTAATACAAATAATTGGAAACTATGAACTTGGAAAATTTGGGAAAACTGGAAAGGAGTAAGCATAACTGACGTTGTAGTGTTGTAGtggggagtttttttttttttttttttttttttttttttttttaattaatacaaataactgAATGGGAGTATCCTGCTCCCTCCTCCTGGGAGCAGGATATAATTTGCCGAATATAGGTTGTTAGTATTATAGGTTGTTAGGGTTGTTAGACTAACCGACTTATCTAACTACCTATATATATACTTATCATGTAATAAGTTGAGATAATCAATTTTACAGAATATATCATTCAATTCTTTCATTCGTTCACTTCCTTCTCTTCTCTTATCTCTCTAATCATTCTCTATCATTCATCATGATCTAGACTGATCATAGTTCATATGGTATCAGTGGTTTAACGATCCAATAAAACGCTTCCGCATCAATCAAACACATATATTCATTGTTAAATCTTTGAATAAATTCTTTGTTTTTCTTATCTCAATACATAATCATGTCAGCTGATACAAATTCTCAGTCCGCTGATCAAGATTCTCTCTATTCTCCTCTCGATGATCCATTCTTTCTGTCACCAACTGATCAACCTGGGTTGAAACTGTCTGAAACTCTGTTTGATGGCTCTAATTTCCGTCAATGGCAGCGGGACATAATTCAGGCTCTTCTCTCCAAAAACAAGATTGGTTTTATTTCTGGTGAATGCCTTCTTCCTGACAAGTCAGATAAAAGGTACAATGCTTGGATTCGTTGTGATATACTTGTTTCTCGATGGATAAAGAATTCTATGGTTAAGAATTTGCATGATAGTTTTCAATATACTTAGTCGTCTAAGCATCTTTGGTCTGAATTACTTGAATGTTTTGGCCAGCTTAATGTGCTAGAATTGTACGAGTTAAAGAAAGAACTTGCTAATATTAAACAAGAAAATGCTTCTTTGTTGGACTATTATGGCAAAATCAAGGGGTTATGGGAGAACATAGATCACATGGATCCTATGCCTCAATGTACTTGCGGGATTATGGCTAAGTGTAGTTGCAATATGCTCAAACGATTGGTGGAAAGGGAAACCCAATCCAAGTTAATACAACTGTTGATGGGTTTACATGGTGGTTATGAACAAGTTCAATCTTCTTTGTTGTCTATGGAACCCCTTCTTCCCATAAATCGTGCTTTAGGAATTTTGCAAAAGATTGAGAGGCAAAAATCcattaatgataacaataattCTGCTGTACTTGAGACTGTTGCTTATGCTGCCAAAAAGAGATTTGGTAATCACAAATCTGCTGACGACAATGCAAAAAGCAAGAGATCTAAGGATAATTCTGGTCAGGCTAATGTTCTTGGGCAGTTTGTTGTACCATGTGCTCAGTGTGGTAAATCAAATCATAAGACTGAGGATTGTTTTCAGAACCAGACTTGCTTATTTTGTGACATTAAGGACCACATTATTGAGCATTGCTACAAATTCAAAGCTTGGAAAGCTAAGCAAGCCAAGAAAGCTGCTAATGCTGTTGGGACTGTAAATCTTGCAATTCCAAAACCTGCTAATAATGTAGCAGCTTGTCATAATCAGGATGCTGAATATGCACCTGTTTGTGGTCCTAGTTCTCAGAATAGGGGTCTCTTTTATCCCACATCTTTTGGTTATAATGCACCTGGGATGTCATTACCAGACTATCAGAATACTTTACAGTCTGCTGCAGTTTCTCATGCTACTCAGGATTCTCAGGTTTCACAAGTTTCACCTGATATTGTGCAAGGAATTGTTAACTCTGTAATGACCAAGGTTCTCCAGGCTTTGTCTGACAAGTCTTCTTCTTCTCAAACTGGTGAACCTAACTCTCAGGCTTTTAGCCATTTTGCAGGTATCTCTCCTTCTTGTTCTTCTGTTAATTATGGCTTTTTCTTTTACAAAGACTGGGTGATTGATACTGGAGCATCTGACCATATGACTTCAGATGCTTCCATCTTACATGATGTTATTACTTTAACTCAACCATTATTTGTAGCCTTACCTGATGGCACATTGAAACCAGTTTATAAAACTGGAACAGTATATCTGACCCAACATATTGTTCTATATGATGTACTGCTTCTACCTGATTTTAAACCTAATCTTTTATCTGTTGGCAAGCTGATTTCCAGGTCTAAATTGCTTGTTGTATTCTCAGATAGTCATTGTTTGTTTCAGGACCCTTCAAGTAATACTACTGTTGCAATTGGTAAAAGAACTGGAGATTTATACATTCTTAGGAATACTGTTACTTCAAAAACATGTAATACAACTAGCTTAAGTACAACTAATACTGTTCAGCAGATAAATGTAGCTCTTTTTCATTCTAGACTTGGTCATTCATCTGTAGAAAAACTAAAGCATGTAAATCCTATTCTGATGAAAagcattaataaaatgttctgtGAAACTTGTGTTCTGGCCAAGCACCATTCTTTGCCCTTTCATAGAAGTTTATCACATGCTGCAAAATGTTTTGATCTTGTGCACATGGATTTATGGGGGCCATATAAACAGTCTGATAGGATTGGGGCTCATTCTCTCTTAACTATTCTGGATGATTATTCCAGGAGTACCTGGACTTTTTTACTTCAACAAAAGACACAAGTTCCTAGTTTGATTATAAGCTTTGTAAACCTAGTGGAGACACAATTTAATGCTAAAATCAAAGTCATAAGATCTGATAATGGAACTGAATTCTTTCAGACACAATGTCATGAATTTTTTGCTTCTAAAGGTATTGTTCATCAAAGGAGCATTGTTGGTAGACCTCAACAGAATGGTAGGGTGGAGAGAAAGTATAGACACTTATTAGAAACAGCTAGAGCTCTTAGGTTTCATGCTCAACTACCTATTAAGTTCTGGGGAGACTGCTTACTTACTGCTACATATTTAATTAACAAACTACCATCTTCTGTTCTAAACTGGCAGACACCTCATGAGTTATTGTTTAATACAAAACCAGTATATGATGAATTAAGAGTCTTTGGGTCTCTCTGTTATGCTACTAGACCCATTACTGTCAGGGATAAATTCATGCCCAAGGCCAGAAAGTGTCTATTCATAGGCTATCCACCTGCTCAGAAGGGTTATAAACTCTATGATCTAGAGACACATGATGTCTTTGTCAATAGAGATGTAGTTTTTTATGAACATTATTTACCTTATAAAACTGCCAGTGTTCAACATTTTTCTACAGATTTTATTTATGATCTTGATATTGTAAAGGAATCAGAATCTGGTTTATCAAATAATATGGTAAGCTCTACAGATCAGACTGATAACCTTACCACAGATATAAGTTCTCCTAAAGTTTTACCTAGTACAACTCCATCTAGCAGTAGAGATGTGTTTGTACAGTCTGTCCCTTCTTCAGGTACTCTTGATATTAGGAAGTCCAGCAGGACAAGAAAGACATCCAGTAGGCTATCTGGATATCATTGTCCTTCTGTGTCCACAGCTTTGCATACAGCTGTAATTAAACAGCTTGATGACTTTGATCCTAGCTATGTTTTATCACTGTCAAATGTaatccaagagcttgagcctagCTACTTCAGTCAAGCCAGTAAAGATCCCAGATGGATAGCAGCAATGGACCAAGAATTGTTGGCACTTGAGAAGAATAACACTTGGATATTAACTGATCTACCTAAGGATAAAAAGGCTATAGGTAGTAAGTGGGTATACAAGATTAAACATAGAGCTGATGGCACTGTGGAGAGGTTCAAGGCTAGGCTTGTAGCAAAGGGGTTCAATCAAATAAAGGATAAAGACTATAAGCACACATTTTCTCCCGTTGCTAAGTTTACTACTGTTAGAACTTTGCTAGCAGTTGCAGCCATAAGGAAATGGCCTCTTT is a genomic window containing:
- the LOC141633664 gene encoding uncharacterized protein LOC141633664, with product MNLIKCYQLGYVPQQDFVRLKQILMNLPRLYNQRESGPSVDIDAILRSTDVGERRGEGDQGTSSSQIHEEKKEYIESVLAVNKKLSTSLLEWNEVMNKASKFFPSSKFLKQIPELVVHMGDDSSHSPEEKSGQVSGEDTNDDHVRLNSEDDEIFESDEFMEVFQVIERLGRKKKTDRVVDPMMPSFSLGISSDLNNEDSGEQNNEAGDEQLETNSCTYIEPEADSCINKTESKMQMVLRSRQQKTLASALRSPYCLRCVDPQKDLSSLQRSVVNYVIHNGDENEEMYSDNYLSCTRKGLYSLVGGEQVCSSVLSVWCRLLNLEEKKRSQSSPKRFFFSPTCHALLKNVAISKGKKGCNVDAFYKAVRSELEASEEPDILKMDMVFFVIHDSGHYYVLCIHFKKHAIHILDDQELPDGVDMRKQYGNTAETIRDSFVSFMSETKDARAADTNDFAMHVVNMPWKNSQKNVDCGVYVMRHMETYFGYTENWESGFKNNIDRILKNLRSRYCASIILSKANRRRMMIEEKSIALHRVTPRI
- the LOC141631592 gene encoding protein FAR1-RELATED SEQUENCE 5-like produces the protein MEQIFHDHRSIDLNKSANEDIDIEFNVTNQAYEEFVVIEADESELLHKEVKNEQEAYDLYNDYAFLKGFSIRRNKQRKRSDGCGISMKQYCCSKEGNKKSDAKCYTKQDIRTDCKAMICCYVDEKGTYIVTKHHMIHNHKLCPENKRHLLRSHRNVSKEDIDWLMNLVGSGIKLSDAVRLITKEKGGPEMVGYTPRDAYNVISREKKKCIEGTDAHALIQIFMRRQQHEEDFFFDFELDEKGRLCNFFWRDGQMKKDYDLFSDPTITDTTYRTNRYDMICAPFVGMNHHGRNIMFGCGFVLNERTESFIWLFRTFLKSMGDKQPSTIMTDQSAAMAGGIKEVFKKSCHRLCVWHLMENSKKHIRHLRARKGFVELFDQVLKYVDSVAEFNLYWNKMVTTYQCGDNDWLLKLYKKKEQWCPAYSKEHFSGGILSSQRSETTNDSISRRLTATAGLCDFYSCFVDVISEWRRRENGEDFDCLQGNPEMIANHINILTHAREVYTIELYHVFEEQFLKSWTLHQDLFEKNDDIFIYHVGRATNDQIAGSIKHVVTFNQKEKSIYCTCRMYSQVGILCSHNLRIMNLHCLGDIPKQYILKRWTKEAISTTSSNMYSHLPRKDNISTSVWRTQMTRKFNELISASHCNSRSRQYLEEAYQKTKQLIDDEIGCIISEECDPMHGDEGNVVSIQNPVKSRKPGQKNKRRKSTVEKINNIVRGRKAKSFRVANHTRNIAEASVQSDVNNVVGDGYLVHPPNGGPLLIPIPINGQYLRMPLMNTPTESYVQTACSIGHRFNRFTQAPNSASTSKSCTVGISVIFTLTWNIFIGTDIVDKFVQHLVK
- the LOC141631593 gene encoding uncharacterized protein LOC141631593: MSADTNSQSADQDSLYSPLDDPFFLSPTDQPGLKLSETLFDGSNFRQWQRDIIQALLSKNKIGFISGECLLPDKSDKRYNAWIRCDILVSRWIKNSMLNVLELYELKKELANIKQENASLLDYYGKIKGLWENIDHMDPMPQCTCGIMAKCSCNMLKRLVERETQSKLIQLLMGLHGGYEQVQSSLLSMEPLLPINRALGILQKIERQKSINDNNNSAVLETVAYAAKKRFGNHKSADDNAKSKRSKDNSGQANVLGQFVVPCAQCGKSNHKTEDCFQNQTCLFCDIKDHIIEHCYKFKAWKAKQAKKAANAVGTFSE